One part of the Pecten maximus chromosome 9, xPecMax1.1, whole genome shotgun sequence genome encodes these proteins:
- the LOC117334076 gene encoding ubiquitin-conjugating enzyme E2 R2-like gives MAQSPLGGAVKALQLELKKIKEEPVEGFRVNLIEDENLFEWEVAIFGPPGTLYEGGYFKAHMKFPSDYPYNPPSVKFMSKMWHPNVYENGDVCISILHPPVDDPQSGELPSERWNPTQNVRTVLLSIISLLNEPNTFSPANVDASVMYRKWKDSKGKDKEYENIIRKQVEGTKDEANKDGVKVPTTLQEYCVTFKPKPPDTGMDCVDFYDDDDYADDMDDEDDEDEDNCYAEDQYDSGNG, from the exons ATGGCTCAGAGTCCCTTAGGTGGGGCAGTGAAAGCCTTACAACTGGAACTTAAGAAAATTAAAGAAGAACCAGTGGAAGGCTTTCGTGTGAATCTGATCGAGGATGAGAATTTGTTCGAGTGGGAAGTGGCAATCTTTGGACCTCCAGGAACCTTGTATGAAGGAGGTTATTTCAAG GCCCATATGAAGTTCCCATCAGATTATCCATACAACCCTCCGAGTGTTAAGTTTATGTCAAAAATGTGGCACCCAAATGTATACGAG AATGGAGATGTTTGCATATCAATATTACACCCTCCAGTAGACGACCCTCAAAGTGGAGAACTACCTTCAGAACGGTGGAATCCCACACAGAATGTCAG AACGGTTTTGCTTAGTATAATATCCTTGTTAAATGAGCCCAACACATTTTCTCCGGCCAATGTTGATGCCTCAGTTATGTACAGGAAATGGAAGGATTCTAAAGGCAAAGACAAagaatatgaaaatattatcag gAAACAAGTAGAAGGAACAAAAGATGAGGCAAACAAAGATGGAGTGAAAGTACCTACTACGTTACAAGAGTACTGTGTAACATTTAAACCGAAACCTCCTGATACTGGAATGGATTGTGTTGACTTCTATGACGATGATGACTATGCTGATGATATGGACGATGAggatgatgaggatgaggatAACTGTTATGCAGAAGATCAATATGATTCTGGAAATGGTTGA